The genomic window CACGACCGATGAGCGACGGCGAACTCTCGCGACCGATCTGGCCTGCGTATCCCCTCTCGGCGTTCGTCGCCGGGCTCGGCCACTGCTATCTGGGCGAGTGGAAACGCGGAGCGAGCTGGTTCGGACTGTACGTCCTCGCGCTCGCCGTCCTCTCCGCTCGGTCCCTGTCGGGCGCGTTCGACGTGAGCGAGCCGTTCCTCGTCACGGCGCTGCAGTTCGACTCGGTGAGCTATCTCGACGTCGCCGTCCCGCTCGCCGTCCTGATCGTCTGCCTACTCGACGCGTACCTCATCGGACTCACGAAGCGAACGGCCCCCCTCGTGGCGGCGCCCGGCGAGCCCCGTTCCAACGGCTCCTGACGTCTGTACGTTTTTGTGCGTGTGAACCGAATTACAGGTATGGCTCGATTCGGATCACTCCTGCTCAAGGGCGCCGGCGCCCTCCTGCTCGCGCTCGTCGTCCTCAGCGTCATCGCGACCGTCGTCGGCATCGTCCTCTCGGTCGTCGCGACCGTCGTTACGGCCGTCGTGACGCTCGCACTGCTCGCCGTCGTCGTCCTCGCCGCCGTCGGGCTCGTCTCCCTGCTTCGGGACGACGGGGGCGGGAACGACCTCGAGGCCGCGTACGGAAGCGACGGCGCCCGATCGACCGACGGTCGCGAGGAACGCCTCCGCTCGCAGTACGTCGACGGCGAACTCAGCGAGGCCGAGTTCGAACGGGAACTCGACCGGATCCTCGAGGACGGACACGGTCGAACCGACGGTCTCGACGCGCGGCGCTCGCGCGACTCGACGACCGCGAGCGATCGGACGCGGCTCTGGGATCGGTAATCGCGGCGTCGCGCCGTCGCCGACCTGCCACCGTCGGTCCGCTGCGGCCCTGCCGTCGTTGGTCCGCCGTCGCCCTGACGCCGCATCGATTTTGAAACCCCTTATTCGACTCGAGGACGCAGTGCGAACGATGGAGCTCCGATTTCTCGGCGGCGCTCGCGAGGTGGGTCGCAGCGCGGTCCTCGTGAACGACGCCTTGCTGCTCGATTTCGGGATGCTGACGGCGAACCCGCCGCAGTTTCCCCTCGAGACGCCGACGCCAGAGGCGGTCGTCGTCTCCCACGGTCACCTCGATCACGTCGGCGCCGTGCCGTCGCTGCTCTCGGGCGACGCGCGGCCGCCGATCCACTGGACGCCGCCGACGTACGAACTGACGCTGACGCTCGCTCGAGACACGCTGAACCTCCACGGCGGAACGATGCAGTGTCCGTTCACCGAGACGGACGTCCAGCGCGTCACGCAGGTCTCGCAGACCCACGGCTACCGCGAGACGTTCGAGGCGGCCGGCCACGAGGTGACGTTCTACAACGCCGGACACATTCCGGGTAGCGCGCACGTGCTCGTCGACGACGGCGAGACGCGACTGCTCTATACTGGCGATTTCCACGTCGACGATCAGCGGGGCGACGTCGCCTCGAGTCGCGCGAACGGGCCCGAAGCGGCCGTGGGCGGCCAGCGGCTCGTTTCGGGATCTACCGCGCGCCCCGACGCCGATATCGTCCTCTGTGAGAGCACCTACTCCGACGTCGAACACGACGACCGGGCCGTCGTCGAGGAGCGATTCGCCGAGAGCGTGCAGACGACCCTCTGGGAGGGCGGCACGGTCGTCGTCCCCGCGTTCGCGATCGGCCGCACCCAGGAGCTGATGCTCGTCTGCGACGCGCACGACATCCCCTGCTACGTCGACGGGATGGGGAAGCGAGTGACCGAGATGCTCCGCCAGTATCCCGGGTTCGTCCGGGACGAAGAGGCGTTTCGACGGGCGATCTCCCACGCGCGGTTCGTCACCGGCCGAAACGGGCAGCGGAAACGCATCACCGATCAGAAGGCCGCGATCATCACCACCAGCGGGATGCTCTCCGGCGGGCCCGCCATGACCTACATCCCCGAGATCCGGGCGAACCCGATGAACAAGATCGCCATGACCGGCTACCAGGTCGAGGGCACCCCCGGCCGCGACCTCCTCGAGACCGGGAGCGCCGAGATCGACGGCCGCCGGATGCCGATCAGCGCGCAGGTCGAACAGTACGACTTCTCCGCGCACGCGGATCGGGACGGGATCCTCGAGTTCCTCGAGTCCTACCGGGACAGCGAGGTGCTGATCAACCACGGCGACCGCTGCGAGGCGTTCGCCGAGGAGTTGCGCGCCGACGGGTTCGACGCAGCGGCGCCCGAGCGCGGCGATACCGTGTCAGCGTAGTCCCGTTCGTTCCGAGTCGTCGCCCCACTCCGCGTACTCCTCGAGCGAGCCCCACGAGCGCGTCCGCTCGACGCGGATCTCGAGAACCGCGCGCTCGGCGAGGTCGTGGTCAGCGTACTGATTGTACTTCGACTCGAGGGCGGCGACGGCGGCGTCGTGAATGGTATCAGTGCCGCGGTCGGCCTCGATGACGGCGGCGCGGCCCCGGACCTGCACCCACGCGAGCCGCGACCAGTCCTCGCTGTAGTAGTCGGCGAGCACGGTCGCGTGCGGGTTCGTCCGTACGTCGCGGACGCGCCGGAGGTCGCGGGTCGACTTCGGTTTCTCGTCGACCGCCGAGACGACTCGGAGGTCGCGATCGGAGTCGGACGCCGAGTCGCCGCCGGCGTCCTCGAGCACCGCGTAGCAGATCGGTACCGCGTGGGGACGACCGTCACCGTCGGCCGTCGCCAGCGTCGCGACGCGGGCGCGCTCGAGGACGGCTCGCTCTTCGGGCGTCATATCGAACGAACGACGCCGACGGGGAAAACGGTCGGTGCCGCCCGTCAACTGAACCCGGGGCTATCCACCGGAAGAGCAAACTACTCGAGTGACCCGACACTCACTCCGTCCGAATGGGTCGCTCGAGCGCCGGCTACCGTCGGGAGTACGGACTCGTCGCCCTCGGCGCGCTGAGCTACACCTGTCTGATGTTCGTCTGGTTCTCGCTGCCGGCGTACCTGTCGGTGATCATCGACGACGCGGGGCTCTCGAGCACGCAAGCGGGGATTCTCACGGGCACGGTGCCGCTGACCTACATTCCGCTGGCGCTGTTCTCCGGCGTCGCCGTCGATCGAATCGGTCCGGGCCGGAGCCTCGCGGCGGGCGTGCTGATCTACGGGAGCGCACAGATCGTCCGCAGCGCCGCCTCCGGCTTTCCGTCGCTGTTCGCCGCGACGCTACTGCTCGGCGTCGGCGCGACC from Haloterrigena sp. KLK7 includes these protein-coding regions:
- a CDS encoding SHOCT domain-containing protein — its product is MARFGSLLLKGAGALLLALVVLSVIATVVGIVLSVVATVVTAVVTLALLAVVVLAAVGLVSLLRDDGGGNDLEAAYGSDGARSTDGREERLRSQYVDGELSEAEFERELDRILEDGHGRTDGLDARRSRDSTTASDRTRLWDR
- a CDS encoding MBL fold metallo-hydrolase; this translates as MELRFLGGAREVGRSAVLVNDALLLDFGMLTANPPQFPLETPTPEAVVVSHGHLDHVGAVPSLLSGDARPPIHWTPPTYELTLTLARDTLNLHGGTMQCPFTETDVQRVTQVSQTHGYRETFEAAGHEVTFYNAGHIPGSAHVLVDDGETRLLYTGDFHVDDQRGDVASSRANGPEAAVGGQRLVSGSTARPDADIVLCESTYSDVEHDDRAVVEERFAESVQTTLWEGGTVVVPAFAIGRTQELMLVCDAHDIPCYVDGMGKRVTEMLRQYPGFVRDEEAFRRAISHARFVTGRNGQRKRITDQKAAIITTSGMLSGGPAMTYIPEIRANPMNKIAMTGYQVEGTPGRDLLETGSAEIDGRRMPISAQVEQYDFSAHADRDGILEFLESYRDSEVLINHGDRCEAFAEELRADGFDAAAPERGDTVSA
- a CDS encoding TIGR03668 family PPOX class F420-dependent oxidoreductase; its protein translation is MTPEERAVLERARVATLATADGDGRPHAVPICYAVLEDAGGDSASDSDRDLRVVSAVDEKPKSTRDLRRVRDVRTNPHATVLADYYSEDWSRLAWVQVRGRAAVIEADRGTDTIHDAAVAALESKYNQYADHDLAERAVLEIRVERTRSWGSLEEYAEWGDDSERTGLR